A genome region from Anopheles stephensi strain Indian chromosome 2, UCI_ANSTEP_V1.0, whole genome shotgun sequence includes the following:
- the LOC118503009 gene encoding polyhomeotic-proximal chromatin protein-like, producing MDRPRGSMFFTKRSEHYDNLKRQQSNPQRPLLLPKLQPIKPQVPPPNDEVSLVRVGYLQRGPNSANNGANATIVSDAGQQVVGDPCNATIVTIELPWNPILNNGAQSPAAACTAPSALSPQQSVTSVGSGVGSEQHLPVYRLQTVPVSQASSSSSLRTINGTTTIVLTGSGTVPPADTNDRSSLKCLETLAEKAGITFDEPYDFLPDTLEKSQSPAQVAQQATVPLQLSQEQLFQYQQIQAYGGTIQVKQEYTPTPTGQPGSAGVDHQQQQQQQLQQQQQQQQQQAQQQQQQQAQQQQMQVLAEASGVAPSQSPHHAQTLQQQAAQQQQQQQQQQQQQQQQSAVAAAAALNMSPLQAMASGQQLSSTDWPHGRVVVQQPISNAQYLQQLYGAQPIVFPPLGGQQQFQLITASKPFQGTPQMLTTTTGKQVIGTTGAGNFNGPFTFFSPMSVVNSQQQTQAQNLLPALSATAAQSAVAAATGATGNKAGTTHQQDMQKVLQSAVAAAAVATPGQKVQLQKLGTAAGLTGTAGTAQQQNLAALTQQQAAAAAGQQCVQVSQAPMQTAQLLSPLQQQGQQMQFSTQWPLQGQIWSTPNGLVASNPIIIRGTNPDGSQGVFFPSTQQTLQQAPQTHNQTLALPCTITQSPQQVTQQQQQQQQQQQQQQVQQQQQQSGAQTNVNQATGTGVGQAGQLGATNATSGQSIGTGGVGSTLQGQKNIAGQLGTKQGQRPQILPQGASPIRPSVSTQTAQAQQSLLNKAGNKMRTKQPMVRPSTPMIKTELGTGTTTPQKLGQAASQPTTPQQQLQQVVTSSGKMVLMNAGTALSPAVLNMPILGDSKQQQQQQQQLQLQQHLKTAQQQQQQQTNNQHILLQQQAIYQQQMMQQQQQQHQAQHQQAQQQAAAQQQQIHQLQQQILQQAAVAGQANQAQLLTNAAQQGQLVQTATAGGAQPGNIVHQLVFQQGQPNQPGMMINVSSDALLQQQQQQQVQQAQQQQQQAQQAHQQQQQQQQQQAQQQQQQAQQNALQQLANQQTGGQAGKAGNAGVAATATQMIMAAASLGQPGAGDRTTIVSQGGQALQIDRNLLPVSIANIAGNPIVVTSNGATISPIHQAANQSNVATTNVVAAGTLQSTHQHQQILVSSMPSSVHQSGQNPIVAMTSLSAAPMSVASIISSGTIPSISAGAITTTASLGGQQQQATLVASSGGAQSALLSAGKETDPIAISVAMHQLQQLSTPQKQIQQQQLLDNMNALAAAAGGGTMIGGSPMGGANISGISSLPGSPTTSTAMSIMSAAGKIPTSMAAGGLMGSPQAVGAMKLGVFQAQGSQLQPGIGGSTTDGTGKDKQAATASEANGKDLDQSTSVATDSASDAQMNGTASTPMDTTPAPGTGTTVTNANGASNASDALTSLASLASSAPSVLSASVSPASATTTTVSSSATQSSTTPTVSAASATGTTDDTSKDSTATATVSSSTTSTTATTTITTGTASSTTSSTSSSPSTMPTTAIATVTGTSAIPVSNIGPNGMLSTNGSVTSAGIATSCVTTPSSTGSSGGLPPKTGSSADKGGIPKATIKPNVLTHVIEGFVIQEANEPFAVQRQRYPERDSSDEPPKKRSTNEANCPLSPSNQTSDTGNCEVCGKTELRSKMKKKRFCSASCARSAKQSSPDQLSTPVQNGTGLSTATPTTPTSVAASVEPSAMVGTMNGGMLGVPPTPAGVVVPSVVEPSLGTLPLGALATPAMLNPTIGGVLPNIKMDLDSQQMQAAGALLPAGASLAQQQLLQLQQQQQQQGLLQPAATNTGMGQASQPPPPPPSGMLIAADVPAAPVTPVAVAAAAAAAAAAAANSEEGSSILRWSVQDVYEFIRGLPGCADYAEDFVNQEIDGQALLLLKENHLVSTMDMKLGPALKIVARVNLMKATVAPVEGQQPAS from the exons ATCTGAACATTACGACAATCTCAAACGGCAACAGAGCAATCCGCAAaggccactgctgctgccaaagCTACAACCCATCAAACCACAAGTCCCTCCACCCAACGACGAAGTCAGCCTCGTACGGGTCGGCTACCTACAGCGCGGACCTAACAGCGCCAACAACGGCGCGAACGCCACCATCGTCAGTGACGCAGGCCAGCAGGTGGTGGGTGATCCTTGTAACGCCACCATCGTTACGATCGAACTACCCTGGAATCCGATCCTAAACAACGGAGCCCAATCACCGGCAGCTGCCTGTACTGCACCGAGCGCCCTATCACCGCAGCAATCGGTAACGTCCGTGGGATCTGGAGTGGGCAGTGAACAGCACTTGCCTGTGTATCGGTTGCAAACGGTTCCCGTGTCAcaggcatcatcatcatcctcactGCGCACCATCAACGGGACGACCACGATCGTCCTAACCGGCAGCGGAACAGTACCGCCCGCCGACACTAACGACCGATCGTCGCTCAAGTGTCTGGAGACGCTCGCCGAGAAGGCAGGCATCACGTTTGACGAACCGTACGACTTCCTTCCCGACACGCTGGAGAAATCGCAGAGCCCGGCGCAGGTGGCGCAGCAGGCCACGGTGCCGCTGCAGCTGTCCCAGGAACAGCTGTTCCAGTACCAGCAGATCCAGGCGTACGGTGGCACGATCCAGGTGAAGCAGGAGTACACACCAACACCGACCGGACAGCCCGGTTCGGCCGGTGttgatcatcagcagcaacagcagcaacaacttcagcagcagcagcagcaacagcagcagcaagcacagcagcaacagcagcagcaagcacaacagcaacagatgCAGGTCCTGGCCGAAGCGAGCGGTGTGGCACCGTCACAAAGTCCACACCATGCTCAAACCCTTCAGCAGCAGgccgcccagcagcagcagcagcagcagcagcaacaacagcaacagcagcaacagtctgCAGTGGCGGCCGCAGCAGCCCTCAACATGTCACCGCTGCAGGCAATGGCGAGCGGGCAACAGCTCTCCTCGACCGATTGGCCTCACGGTCGCGTAGTCGTACAGCAGCCGATCTCGAATGCACAGTACTTACAGCAACTGTACGGCGCACAACCGATCGTGTTCCCACCGCTGGGCGGCCAGCAACAGTTCCAGCTGATCACCGCCTCGAAACCGTTCCAAGGCACACCACAAATGCTGACGACCACGACCGGCAAGCAGGTGATCGGGACGACCGGGGCGGGCAATTTCAATGGCCCCTTCACGTTCTTCTCGCCGATGAGTGTGGTCAACTCACAGCAACAAACACAGGCCCAAAATTTACTGCCGGCGCTCAGCGCAACTGCGGCACAGTCAGCGGTGGCCGCCGCTACCGGAGCTACCGGGAACAAGGCAGGCACCACCCATCAGCAGGATATGCAAAAAGTGCTTCAAAGTGCAGTCGCAGCCGCCGCTGTTGCTACACCCGGTCAGAAGGTGCAGCTGCAGAAGCTTGGTACGGCGGCCGGTTTAACCGGTACTGCTGGTACGGCGCAGCAGCAGAATCTTGCAGCGCTGACCCAACAGCAAGCGGCCGCCGCAGCCGGACAGCAGTGCGTGCAGGTGTCTCAAGCACCGATGCAAACCGCGCAGCTCCTTAGTCCGCTGCAACAGCAAGGTCAGCAGATGCAGTTCTCAACGCAGTGGCCCCTGCAGGGCCAGATTTGGTCCACACCGAATGGGCTGGTTGCGTCGAACCCGATCATCATTCGCGGCACCAATCCCGATGGTTCGCAGGGCGTGTTTTTCCCAAGCACGCAGCAAACGCTACAGCAAGCGCCGCAGACTCATAATC AAACTCTTGCACTGCCTTGCACGATCACTCAGTCACCGCAACAGGttacccagcagcagcagcagcagcagcagcaacagcagcaacaacaggtccaacaacagcagcaacaatctgGAGCTCAAACGAACGTTAACCAAGCGACCGGAACGGGCGTTGGCCAGGCTGGACAACTCGGTGCCACCAACGCCACTAGCGGACAATCCATCGGAACGGGTGGTGTCGGTTCGACGCTGCAAGGCCAAAAGAATATAGCGGGACAGCTGGGTACGAAGCAAGGCCAACGGCCACAGATACTGCCCCAGGGTGCATCCCCCATACGTCCGTCCGTCTCCACACAAACGGCCCAGGCGCAGCAGAGTTTGCTCAACAAGGCGGGCAACAAGATGCGTACGAAGCAACCGATGGTACGTCCATCGACACCGATGATTAAGACCGAGCTGGGAACCGGTACGACAACGCCGCAGAAGCTAGGCCAAGCGGCAAGTCAACCGACGACACCTCAGCAACAGCTGCAGCAGGTTGTTACCAGCAGTGGAAA GATGGTGTTAATGAACGCAGGAACAGCGCTCAGTCCGGCGGTACTTAATATGCCCATCTTGGGAGACAgtaagcaacagcagcagcagcagcagcaactgcagctTCAGCAGCACCTCAAGAccgctcagcagcagcagcagcagcagacgaaCAATCAGCACATTTTGCTACAGCAACAG GCAATCTATCAGCAACAGAtgatgcaacagcagcagcaacagcatcaagcGCAGCATCAGCAGGCACAGCAACAAGCGGCCGCTCAACAGCAACAGATACACCAATTGCAGCAGCAAATCCTTCAGCAGGCCGCCGTAGCGGGTCAAGCAAACCAGGCACAGCTCCTTACGAATGCCGCTCAGCAGGGTCAGTTGGTACAGACAGCAACGGCTGGCGGAGCCCAGCCAGGCAACATAGTGCATCAGCTTGTGTTCCAGCAAGGTCAGCCGAATCAACCCGGCATGATGATCAACGTTTCGTCTGATGCTTtactgcagcaacagcagcagcagcaggtacaGCAggcccagcaacagcagcaacaggccCAACAGgctcaccagcagcagcagcagcagcagcagcagcaagcccaacagcagcagcaacaggctCAGCAAAATGCTCTTCAACAGCTAGCCAACCAACAGACCGGTGGACAGGCGGGCAAGGCTGGCAACGCCGGTGTTGCTGCCACCGCAACGCAGATGATAATGGCAGCCGCCTCACTGGGCCAACCGGGAGCCGGTGATCGTACCACGATCGTGTCGCAAGGCGGACAGGCACTCCAAATCGATCGCAATCTGCTGCCCGTGTCGATCGCCAACATTGCCGGCAATCCGATCGTAGTCACAAGCAATGGTGCTACCATTTCACCCATCCACCAGGCGGCCAATCAATCGAACGTTGCCACCACCAACGTTGTCGCTGCCGGTACGCTCCAGTCCAcccatcagcaccagcagatCCTGGTATCTTCGATGCCCAGCTCGGTACACCAATCGGGACAGAACCCAATCGTGGCGATGACATCCCTGTCCGCCGCTCCGATGTCGGTCGCGTCGATCATCAGCTCGGGCACGATACCTTCGATCTCTGCCGGTGCCATAACGACAACCGCATCGCTCggtggacagcagcagcaggccacGTTGGTCGCATCCAGCGGCGGTGCTCAGTCAGCGCTACTCAGCGCCGGAAAGGAAACGGACCCGATAGCGATCAGCGTAGCGATGcatcagctgcagcagcttTCGACACCACAGAAACAgatccagcaacagcagctgctgGACAATATGAACGCACTGGCAGCTGCTGCCGGTGGCGGTACGATGATCGGTGGGTCACCGATGGGTGGTGCGAACATAAGCGGAATATCGTCACTACCTGGCTCACCGACCACCTCGACCGCTATGAGCATTATGAGTGCGGCAGGCAAGATTCCGACCTCGATGGCTGCGGGTGGCCTGATGGGTTCGCCGCAGGCCGTGGGAGCGATGAAGCTAGGCGTGTTCCAGGCGCAGGGATCTCAACTTCAACCCGGAATCGGTGGTTCTACGACGGATGGTACGGGCAAGGACAAGCAGGCTGCTACAGCATCGGAAGCGAATGGAAAAG ATTTGGATCAATCAACGTCGGTGGCCACGGATAGTGCTTCCGATGCGCAAATGAACGGTACCGCCAGTACCCCGATGGACACCACACCTGCCCCCGGTACCGGAACGACGGTGACCAATGCAAACGGGGCCAGTAATGCCTCAGACGCATTGACCTCTCTCGCATCACTCGCCTCGTCCGCACCATCGGTACTTTCTGCCTCTGTGTCCCCAGCGTCCGCTACAACCACCACCGTGAGTAGCAGTGCTACCCAAAGCTCAACAACGCCGACGGTTTCTGCAGCCTCGGCCACTGGCACGACAGATGATACGTCGAAAGACAGCACGGCCACAGCTACGGTGTCATCGTCAACCACCTCTACCACCGCTACCACAACGATAACGACGGGTACAGCGAGCAGCACCACAAGCTCTACGAGCAGCTCGCCATCCACAATGCCTACGACAGCGATCGCTACGGTTACGGGCACATCAGCCATCCCGGTTAGCAACATTGGCCCGAACGGGATGCTTTCCACCAACGGAAGCGTTACATCCGCCGGGATTGCCACATCCTGCGTTACGACACCATCCAGCACCGGCTCGAGTGGCGGATTGCCACCCAAGACGGGTAGCAGCGCAGATAAGGGTGGAATTCCGAAGGCAACGATCAAACCGAATGTGCTGACGCACGTGATCGAGGGTTTCGTGATACAGGAAGCGAATGAGCCGTTTGCCGTGCAGCGGCAGCGATACCCCGAGCGGGACAGTTCCGACGAACCGCCGA AAAAACGCTCCACAAACGAAGCCAACTGTCCCCTTTCGCCATCAAATCAAACCAGCGATACGGGCAACTGTGAGGTCTGCGGTAAGACGGAACTGCGCAgcaagatgaagaagaaacgGTTCTGCAGTGCATCCTGTGCCCGGTCGGCCAAACAAAGCTCGCCGGATCAGTTGTCCACTCCGGTACAAAACGGAACGGGACTTTCGACTGCAACACCGACGACTCCAACCTCGGTGGCAGCATCGGTCGAGCCTTCTGCAATGGTTGGCACCATGAACGGCGGCATGCTTGGTGTCCCACCAACCCCGGCAGGCGTTGTAGTTCCGAGCGTCGTCGAACCATCGCTCGGCACACTTCCGCTCGGAGCGTTGGCAACGCCGGCGATGCTGAATCCAACCATTGGAGGAGTCCTGCCAAACATCAAGATGGACCTGGATTCGCAACAGATGCAGGCGGCCGGCGCTCTACTTCCAGCGGGTGCTTCTCTCGCACAGCAACAGCTGCTGCAacttcaacagcagcagcagcagcagggtctGCTTCAACCGGCAGCGACGAACACCGGCATGGGACAAGCgtcccaaccaccaccaccaccaccgtcgggTATGCTGATTGCTGCTGACGTACCCGCCGCACCAGTGACACCGGTAGCGgtggcggctgctgctgcggctgccgCAGCCGCCGCGGCCAACAGCGAGGAAGGATCCTCCATTCTGCGCTGGTCGGTGCAGGATGTGTACGAATTTATTCGCGGACTTCCGGGCTGTGCCGATTATGCGGAAGACTTTGTCAATCAGGAGATCGATGGGCaggcgttgctgctgctgaaggaaAACCATCTCGTCAGCACGATGGACATGAAGCTTGGCCCGGCACTGAAGATTGTGGCGAGGGTTAATCTCATGAAGGCTACCGTCGCACCAGTCGAAGGACAACAACCTGCGTCGTaa